The Thermodesulfobacteriota bacterium genome contains the following window.
GCCACAAGAGGAAAATAATTGTCCCAACGGTTCCGACTACTAGTCCACGAAAGATATGAACTGTCCCATCCCATCCAAATAGGAAAAGAAGTAATAACAGTGACCAAGGGAAAAAGATTACAATCAAGCCAATGAAGAAAACAATATGCCAAAAGGGATGTGCATCAGAGTCATCAATATTTGAGTCATCGATCATCACGCCTTGGGATGAGAGGAATTTTCTCCGGCCATTCTCCGCTTCCAGCCAGCCAGCATCCCAACTTAAGGCGGCTTGGCTCGATTCAGCGTAAGGATTTTCGAACCGTGTGCTCCCGTTGGCAAATGCCAGTCGTCCCTCCTGGAACTCAGAATTCTTGCTGATGGCCGACCGTCGAAGGTTTTTCAATATATTTTTTACCGAGTTCATCATAAATCATAAGCCTAACGTTGCCTTCACCGGCGGGAGTGGAGCGCAGCGGAACTCCCGTCCGCGTGCAAGGCATGGTTCAAGTAAGCCGCTACGCGGCAGATTTTAATTCCTCTTTATAAAGTAGTCCCGCGATATTCTCCCCAATCCTCATACAAAGCTTTCAATCCAGCAAGCCATTAGGTACTCCCTTTCTTCATCCGCAATAGCGGAAAATTTCGTCGTAAAAGGAGACCCATATAATGACCGACTGGTACGAAAAATCTATGAGGGCATCGCAATTGAACGGCCTGGGCACGCGCACCCAGGAGTCATACACCCGTGCAATGCGTATGCTGTGCGAATTCTACAGCAAGACCCCTGACCTTGTCACTGAGGAAGAGCTCCAGGAGTACTTCCTCCACCGCAGAAACGTCGACCATTGGTCGGCAGCTACCATGCGGATATGTTACAGCGGCATCCGCTTCTTCTTCATCAATGTACTGCAGCGCAACTGGCACACCTTCGAGTTCCTGCGCGCCGACCGAGAAAAGAAGCTTCCCGCGGTGCTTTCCCGCGAAGAGGTCCATTCCGTTCTCGCCCGTGTTCGCACCCCCCATAACCATGCCTTTCTCTCCACCGTCTATTCCTGCGGCCTGCGTCTCCAGGAGGCCCTTTGCCTGGAAGTATCCGACATCGACAGCGGGCGGGTGATGATCCACGTCCACAGGGGCAAAGGCGCCAAGGACCGCATGGTGCCCCTGCCAGAGTCGACACTGGCCATCCTGCGCCGCCATTGGCTCACTCACCGCCATGAGAACCTGATCTTTCCGGCTTTGGGGCGCAGCGGCCAGGGAGCAGCTACGGCCAATAACCCCATGGCCAAAAGCAGCGTGCAGGGAGCATTACGCCATGCCCTTCGCGAGGCCGGCATTCGCAAAAAGGGGGTTTCGGTCCATACCCTTCGTCATTCTTATGCCACGCACCTCTTGGAAGAGGGAGTAAATATCCGGGCCATCCAGAGATTCATGGGACATGCAGCCCTGGAAACCACAATGATCTACCTCCACCTGACCCAGAAAGGGCATGAGGACGCGGCCCGGATCATCAATCACCTCATGGAGGATCTAACCGATGGGGATGATTAATGATATCTTTCGCACCTATGGCCCGGAATACCTTCGAATCTACGGCGAGACCATGCCGACCGAGCATAAAAAAGTCATCGCCGCCATTATTAATTGCCGCACGGAAGGAAACGGCTCGTTTGTCTACCGTTGCGAAAAATGCGGAGAGACACACGTGGTACATCGCTCGTGCGGCAACCGCCACTGCCCCCAATGCCAGGGCCATAAGACTAGGCTCTGGATCGAGCGACAGTTGGGACGACAGTTGCCCGGTCATCATTTCATGGTGACCTTCACCGTCCCGGGGGAAATCCGCCCTTTTATGCGCAGCCACCAGCGCCTTACCTATGCCGCCCTGTTTGTCGCCTCTGCAAGCGCCATAAGTATCCTGACCGAAAATCCCAAGTTCGTCGGCAGCGACATCTCAGGTTTCTTCGGCGTCCTGCATACCTGGGGGAGGCAGCTGCAGTACCACCCCCATATCCACTACGTGGTGCCGGGCGGGGCGCTCTCAAGTCAGGACGGCCTCTGGCACCCCTCTAACAGTGCCTTCTATCTCCCGGTAAAGGCCCTCTCCCTAATCTTCCGGGCCAAATTTCGTGACCGGATGGAAAAGGCCGGATTTCTCAACGAGATTAGCACTGAAGCCTGGCAAAAGAGCTGGAACGTGAACTGCCGGGCAGTGGGTGATGGCCGCGCAAGTATCAAGTACCTCGCCCGGTACGTCTTTCGCGTGGCCATCACGGACAGCCGCATCATCAAGGTGGAAGACGGCAAGGTCTTCTTTCGCTACAAAAAGCAGAAGAGCAACCGCCTGCGCACCATGGAGTTGGAGACGGCGGAGTTTATCCGCCGCTTTCTCCAGCACGTCCTGCCGACAGGCTTTATGAAGGTGCGCTACTATGGCTTCCTGAGCCCTACTTCCAAAGTTACACTTGATGAAGTACGGGCCAAAATCGAGCTTGCCTACGGGTTCGAAGTGGCCGAGCCGGCAGCCGAACTTGAACCACTGCAACCCATGAAGTGCCGTCAATGCGGCTGGACACTGAAATATATCTTCTTTATTCTGCCAAACCGCAATATACAAGGAGGACCGTCGGGCTAAAGCAAAAAGCCCAAGCAAAAACTTCATCAAGCAGAACACAATACAGGCTACCCATCGCCTTGATGAAAGCGGCACAGGACAGGTGTGCCCGGAAGCCGCCTGTGCAAAACTTCTCAGAGGAAAAAGAGCTTTTCATTCTCTCAAAAAAGCGCGCTTTCTCTAAAAAACAACCTGTCGCCTATTTGCCCAGACTCAGACGACGGCTCTTTTTCCTCTCCCATACCGCACTCCCCCTCTTCACCACAAAAGCATTACCCTATTAGAAAGATCAGTGCCACACCACGGGCTTCTTGAACAATGGATTGAAACGACTAGGAAGTCGTCTCAATCCTTAAAGGTTAGGCATTGTTAGTTCCATATTACTTCTTGAGAACTCCATCCCTATTTTTCCCCCGTTATTATTAAAGCACTTTCCAACATCTCTTTTATATAGCCCATCCAGCCCACAATGACCATGATCTTTGCTAATATTGACCATGCCTTTGTGCCTGTATATTTATTCGCACTCCTCCAAATACATATAAGAATGAATGGGGTATAGACCAAAGAGAATCCAAACAGCATCCAGAAAACCAATTTCCCCGGAGGGGTAGAAAATAGTTGTTCGTTTCTAGAAATGTAGGATAATGAAATGAAGAGCAGCACATTAATACAACTACCAAAGATCCAATATGTTTTCGCAAGTGATACTTCCCCACGCCATAACGCTTTTACTAAATCCATTATGTCCTCCCTCCTCAAAACAGTTACATCTTTCTGGGTGCCAATCCCCCTACACAAAGGAGTCCAATAGAATTGTATCGATCAACAGCTTTTTGCTTTCTTGATGGATCAGACTTGATTTCCTCTAAAAGTTTATTAAATGCTTTCCCCAAATCGTCGATAAAGTTCTCCAAATTAATGATGGTTCTGCCATTCATAGTTTTCCCGTGTAACTCCGGCTTGTTATCCTTAAACCAGTATGATCCACCTTCGGAATAATTGTGGACGAGCCTACACCTTAGGTCCTTGTATAGTTTTGATGGGTTATAGATTGATGGTAGATAATGACTCACAAAGTCTTTGTAGTCTTTCGGTTTTGTTTCGCGCCCACAAACGAATCCTGCCATATAGTCGATGAAGCAGCTTGCAAGGATAAATGCACCTATTTTTGAGTTGCCAGATGAAGCCTTTTTGATGTCGAGAAAAGCCCCATCATAAAGAGCATTTTTGATGAGATTGATGATTGCTTGACTCATTTTCCTTTCTTAGCCTAACTTATATATTATGTAGACTCTTTTTTTCGTCTGAGCTGAATATGATAGGTATCGTATAGAAATTTGCTAAAAAACGCAACAGGATAAACTGGATTCCGGATCAAGCCTGTCCTCAACTTGATTGGGGATCCGGAATGACCGTTGTGTAAAGTCATTTCTGAGACAGTACACGCGGAGTCTGTGAAGGATCTTGGCGCCTGACGCTGAGGCATGTATGATACCAACATTGAAAAATTGACATAAGCCGCAAAAAAGCATAAATAAGACATAGAAACGGACTACGAGGCCGTCCCAATTACCATGAGGTGATACCATGTATTCACGCATGCTGGTGCTTCGCTTCCCGCAAGATATCGTAGATAGACCGATCGTCTGCAACCTGGTCAGGGAATTTGACCTCTCTTTCAACATCCTTAAGGCCACCATCCTGCCGGGGCAGGATGGCCTTATGATTATGGAGCTGAGCGGACATCGCAAGAATTTTAATCGGGGAATAAAGTATCTGGAAGAATGCGGGGTAAAAATAAAGACCATCGGTCAGGACATTAACCGCAATATGGACAAGTGTCTTCAATGCGGGGCCTGTACCGCCGTCTGCCCCACCGGGGCCCTCTATATTCGCCGTCCGGAGATGGAGGTATGCTTTGAACCGGAAAAATGCAGCGGTTGCGAACTCTGTGTGGCGGCCTGCCCGGTACGGGCCATGGAAGTTCATCTGCGCAATGCATCAGGTTTTTAGAAGCCGCTCTCTTTGCGCCCCATCCCCTTCTCTATGAGCCGCTATCCCCCACAAAAAAGGATTGCCGTAGCCTTAAGCGGAGGCATAGACAGCGCCGTGGCCGCCGCCCTGCTTAAAGAGGAAGGATGCGATATCTTTGCCCTGCACATGTTGATCCCCACGGACGATATGGCCGTATGCGCCGAAAAAGCCGGGGCCGTAGCCCGGCGTCTCAATATCCCTTTTTACACCGTTGATGTGGAAAAGCCGTTCAGCGAAGAGGTCATCCATTATTTTATTGATGAATACCTGCGGGGCCGGACCCCCAACCCTTGCGTGGTCTGCAACCGGCAAATCAAACTGGGCGTCCTGCTGGAGAGGGCCTTATCTCTCGGCGCGGAAAAGATAGCTACCGGCCATTACGCCCGTGTGATATATAATGAGGAGGCTGGCCGGTTCATCCTGCGCAAGGGTTCCGACCGCGCCAAGGATCAGTCCTATTTTCTCTGCACGCTCAGCCAGGAACAACTGGCCCGAATCCTCCTTCCACTGGGAGAGATGTCTAAGACCGAAGCCAGAGATTATGCCTCCCGGATAAGGCTCAAAGACTTATCCGAACGTGAAAGCCAGGAGGTCTGTTTTATCCCCCATGGAGATTATAAAGAATTTCTGCGGGAACGAATACCGCCGGACATGGCTAATTCCGGCGATATCGTGGACACTGAAGGACGTATCATGGGGAAACACCGGGGCATTTTTAATTTCACCATCGGGCAGCGCCGGGGGCTTGGCCTGCCGGATGCGACTCCTTTTTACGTCCTGGGGTTTAATATTGAGAAAAAACAGGTTATTATCGGCAAGAAGGAAGACCTCTATCGCCAGGATTGCATGGTAGAAAAGATAAATTGGGTATCTACCCGGGAAATCACGCAGGCATTGAAGGTCAAAACGCGTATTCGTTATAAACACAGGGAAGCCCCTGCGATACTTACCTCTGTAGATGCGGCCACTGTCCGCGTCCGCTTTCAGGAACCGCAAAAGGCCATTACGCCGGGACAGGTAGCCGTTTTTTATAAAGGGGATGTGGTGGTAGGAGGCGGATTCATTGCCTGAAATACAGAGGATTGCCATTGAGACCCTGGGCTGTAAGGTCAATCAATTTGAATCGGCAGCCATAGAAGAACAGCTCAGGGCCAAAGGTCATACTATAGTCCCGTTTTCGCAGCCGGCCGACGCATACATCATAAACACGTGCACGGTCACGGCCAAAGCGGATTTTCAGTCCAGACAGCTCATCCGCCGGGCCATGCGCACCAATCCTGCCGCCAGGATTATCGCCACCGGCTGCTATGTCCAGACGGCCAGCCGGGAACTGTTGGAATTCTGCCAGGCCGGCAATGTCTGTCTGGTTGGAAATGACCGGAAATTTGACCTGGCAAACTACCTCAGCCCGCATAACCCGGATAACTCCTTTGAAATCTACGTGGGGGCTATAGAAGAGGTAACAGATATCTGCCCCTTCACCGTCGAACATTTCCCGCGGCGCACCAGGGCCTTTCTCCGAATACAGGACGGCTGCAATGCCTTTTGCTCCTATTGTATCGTCCCCTATGCCCGGGGGCGCAGCCGCAGCCTGCCGCCGGTTGAGGTGCTTAAACAAGTGGCGCGGCTTGTGGAGGGCGGCTATCAAGAAATAGTCTTTAGCGGCATCAACCTGGGACGGTACGGCCGGGATCTCACCCCGCCGGCCTCGCTCTATGAACTTCTGGTGTCGTTGGAAAAGGTAAATGGGCTTCGTAGAATCCGCATCAGCTCGATCGAACCCACGGAGATAACAAAAGAACTGGTGACATTCATGGCCGGATCAGAGGTCATCTGTCCCCACTTCCACATCCCCCTGCAAAGTGGAAGTACAGAGACGTTAAAAAGGATGAACCGCCATTACACCGCGGAATTTTATAAGGATATGATCGGCATGATTCATGATGCCATACCTATGGCAGCCATAGGCACGGATGTAATGGTCGGCTTTCCGGGAGAGGGGGAAAAGGAGTTTAAAGATACCTATGATCTCTTATCCGAATTGCCCATAACCTATCTGCACGTATTCCGCTATTCCGCCCGTCGGGGAACCGCTGCCTGTGCCTTTCCGGAAAGCGTAAACGCAAAGGCAACCACTCTGAGGGCCGGACAGCTTAAGGAGATGGGGCTTCTCAAAAAGAAGACATTCTATTTTCGAAACCTGGGACAAGAGACCAGCGTTCTAATCGAGGGCCGGGACAGGCATTCTAAACTTTATAAAGGGCTTACGCCCAATTACATCCCGGTTTTGATAGACACAAAAGGTGTATCTATCAGCGGGATGATAGACGTAAAAATCGAACGCATCCTGAGCGACCAAGTTATCGGTGTTCTTCTGTAATCCATCCGGAAACCCAGGGTTTCCAGCCTACGGTCGGCCCAGCTGTCAACTATCAGCATTCAGCTTAATGTGTCGTTGTTTGTCCTGGTTTTTTGCTGACAACTGACAGCTGATTGCTGAGTGCTTACAGACAGCTCATCCGAACCTGATCACCTTACGAACCAGGAAACCCATAATGCTGATCATCACGATTTCCCCTACGATAAGGCTGCCCCAGGCGTGCCAGAGATGCCAGAATAGTCCGGAAGAAACGACTACGACCAGGCAAAGAACAATAATTACCGCCAAGGAATGTACCGCTTTTTCACTCATATTTCCCCCCGTTATCTCTCAACTTATCGGAAGTAGTGGCCTTTCTTATTGGTTTGCTTATACACCAAAATAAAAAATAGATAAAGTCTAAAAATGAAGCGCCATTCGTCTGTAGACTTTATGTCAGGGATTGCACTTTTTACACGGACTTAACCCATCATAGAATGCCTCCAGACGGTTCCGGTAGATGACCTTGTTACGCCGGCCTGTCTTTTGGCCAAGATGGCAGGACGGGCTATGAAAGCGACGCGACCGCGTATTGCCGATGTAAAAGGGTTCCTTGCCGGGGTCGGCCGAGGCCCAAAGGCCCACCCTTTCACGCATGGCCCGGCGCTGCAGGGTTAACAGGTCCTGGTCATATCTCACATTGGGCGGGGTTGTATATACCATGGCCAGCCCCTTTTCCACCAAAGCGCTATTAACAAAGGTCCCGTCCGGCAAAAAGACATAAGCCAGCAATCGCCCGTACTGGTCATACTTCTCCTTGTCAATCTGGATCCGTACCTGCCTGCCCCGCGTCAGACGCCTGTTCAAAAGGCAGGCCTCATCGGCTAATGGCTGTGCCGGCTGCCCATCGTGGGCCACTTCCGGGGTGTTTACGCCTGCATAGCGCACCCTGGCGCCGTTTGAAAGCTTTATAGTATCTCCATCGAACACCCAGACCACCGTGGCCACCATGTCGGCCAGGACAGGAGCGCTGAAAAGATGGGCCCAAAGGACAAAGAGACAGACAACGAAACAGACTTTTTTGCGTTTATCTCTCATAAGTAGATGGCGGCCTTTAAACAAATTTTTTGCCGGTAAGCCGCTCGAAGGCCTCGATATACTTGGACCTGGTCTTTGCTATTATCTCCGGAGGCAGCTCAGGGGCCGGTGGTTTCTGGTCCCAATGGAGTGACAACAGATAATCACGGGCGAATTGTTTGTCAAAACTGGGTTGACCCTGGCCGGGTTGATATTGATCCTGCGGCCAGAAACGTGAGGAATCGGGCGTCAGGACCTCGTCAATCAGCATCAGGTTTTCACCTGTCAACCCAAATTCAAATTTGGTATCGGCTATAATAATCCCTTTCTTCTCGGCCAGGGAGGACGCCTTTTTATATAGCCGCAGGCTTATTTGCGCAATTTTGGCGGCCATCTCTTTTCCGATCAGGTTCTCGACTTCGGGAAAAGAGATATTCTGATCATGCGTACCGGCCTCGGCCTTGGTCGAAGGGGTAAAAATCGGCTCCGGCAGTTTGGCCGATTCCGTAAGCCCTTTGGGCAGGGTTATACCGCATACCGCTCCCGTCTTCCGGTACTCTTTCCACCCCGAGCCCGACAGGTAACCACGCACAATGCACTCTACGGGGAGGGGCTTGGCCTTCTTGACCAGCATGGTACGGCCGGCAAGGATTTCGGCATATTTACGGCATACGGCCGGAAAGTCTTTTACCTCGCCTGAGATCAGGTGATTGGGCGCTATGTCGGCCAGTTCCCGGAACCAATAAAGCGATATCCGGGTTAAGATGCGGCCCTTGTCCGGTATGGGGTTGGGCATCACCACATCAAAGGCCGAAAGCCGGTCTGTAGCCACGATGAGCAGGTGTTCGCCGGCATCATAGACGTCGCGCACCTTGCCCCGGTTGAAAAGGGGCAGCCCTTCAATATGTGTCTCAAAAACAGCGCCAGCAGCCATCTTACCTCACCATCATCCCGCTCAGCGGGTCTTTTTCTTGAGACGGCTTATGCGGCGGCGATTAATACAGGCCTTTTTCTTGTCTCCGCTTTCATGAGCGGCCACAAGCTTGGCCCGCAACTCCTTAGCCTTGGCCTTTATCTCGCGCATAGTGGCGGCAGGCTTTTTCTTGGGCTCATCCGTAATGCCGCGCGCCTTTTTGATAGCCGCGACAACCTCGTCCTTATTCATTCCGTGAACGCCGACAATATCAGGGATCTGCAAGGCGATCTCCCGGAGATCCTTAACGGTCATGGACTCAAGCGGTTTTTCCTTCATTTCTTTTTCTTTCTTTCCCATAATCTCTCCTTTCTAATCGTTTAGCATTATCAAAACTTAACCACAGAGAACACAGAGAAACTTCATTTCCGTTATTGGTTATTGGTTACTCGAATAACGAATAACAATTAACGAATAACTTCATTCCTTATCTCAGCGCTCTCAGCGATCTCTGCGGTAAAATTTTACTTTTTACGAAGCCATCATCTTTAACTTTGTAACCCTACATTGTCCTGGGACTTATTAACGTACTTCTCTCCTGGAAAGGACGTAAAAAAACAGGGATAAACCCCAACGGGTCATTGCATTCTTTTTCCCATCCGGGCGGACAATCCGGCGGAGATTCGTTGCCAAAATATATATCCTGTGATACGTCTCCGCTACGGTGGCCGGCCTGATCTATGACGGCCACGGCAACATTTATAGCCTCTCCAAAAAGGACAGCCGGCGGCGTAAGCATGTAAAGATACCCGGCCACTTGCGCCCGGTTATCCTTGCGCACCTTCATGTAGGGCACCGATTCTTCACCCGCACCCCTCTGACGTACATTGACATGGATGTAAGCCAGATCCCCGTCCTCATCTTTAGCGGAGATATAGAACTTCAGCGTGTCACCGCTTCTGATGGCGGCCGGACAAAAAAAGCGCTCTACTACCGGTGGGCGCGGGCCGTACTTTAGTTCGGCCTCGGCCAAGGTCAGCCGCGGGCTGCAAGACAAAGAAGATAAAATACAGAATAAGAGGCAGACGACTCCCCCAAATAAGTATTTTTTCTCTGGGAACATTATCTTCACCATCCTTAACTAGTGTTCATCAGAAAACCCAAGATTTCCGGATGAAGCAGTCAGCGGTCAGCTATCAGCATACAGCTTAATATATTGTTTATCTTGGTTTTTAGCTGAGAGCTGATCGCCGATGGCTGAAAGCTTGAATCCGAAAACGACAGTTTTCGGATGAAAACTAAATAATGACTAATGACATTCACTATATACCCCGGCCAACACCGATATAAGTGTAGCCAAGTTCGCGCATTTTCCCCGAGTCATAGATATTTCGTAAATCCAGGATCAGGGGCTGGGCTATTATCTTCCGGAGCTTTTTCAGGTCCAGGTTCCTTAACTCGTTCCATTCCGTAAGAAACACAAGGGCGTCTGCCCCTTTTGCCGCCCGGTAGGCATCCTGGCAAAAGGAAAGGTTTCTGCCGGTTACCGCCTTCTTAAACTCATCCACGCCGGCCGGATCATAGGCTCTTACCTTTGCCCCCTTTTCCAGCAATATTCTGACTATGTCAATAGCCGGAGATTCCCGTACATCGCTGGTGTTGGGTTTAAAAGTAAGACCCAGTACACCGACTGTTTTCCCCTTCAAGGAGCCCAGCGCTGTCTCAATCTTATTGACCATCCGGGCCCGCTGCCTTTGGTTTACTTCAATCACGGTCTCAACAATACTGAGCGGACTGCCCTGCTTTCTTCCCAGGTGGGCAAGTGCCAGTGTATCCTTGGGGAAACAAGAGCCTCCATAGCCCGGCCCCGGATGTAAGAATTTCGGCCCTATCCGACCGTCCAGGCCCATGGCCCTGGCTACGTGATGCACATCCGCTCCGAGCTTTTCACAAAGATTCGCCACTTCATTGATAAATGATATCTTTGTCGCCAGAAAGGCATTTGAAGCGTATTTAATCAACTCGGCGGTTTCCAGGCCGGTTATAACAAAGGGAGTTTCGATCAGATAGAGAGGCCGGTAAATATCCTTTACAACGGCCAGGGCCTCGGCGCTGTCAGAACCAAGAACCACCCGGTTGGGACGCATAAAATCTTCAATGGCTGATCCCTCACGCAGGAATTCCGGATTTGACACGACGTCCACTTTAATGCCTTTTTTCCCGCCTGAGGCGGAGATAACCCCTTTAATCCAACGGTTAGTCCCCACCGGTACCGTACTTTTGATAACGATTACCTTATAGTCGTCGATTGCCTCTGCCATTTCTCCGGCCACCGCTTCTATCTGTGAGAGATCCGGTTGTCCCTGCCCGTCATCCGGCGTGCCCACGGCAATAAATATGACCAGAGACTGCCTTACCGAGGTCTTCATATCCGTGGTAAAAGAAAGGCGGCCATTTTTTACATTCTTGGAGACCAACTCTTCCAGCCCCGGTTCGTAAAAAGGTATCTCGCCCTTTTTGAGCCTTTTAATCTTGTCCTTGTCCTGATCGACGCAGATAACCTGCAACCCAAAGTCAGCCAACCCTGCGCCGGTGACCAGTCCCACGTAGCCGGTGCCAATCACGGTAATGTGCATAAGCCTACCTCTTAACCTTCATTTCCTGATACCATTTTACAAATAATGGGATGCCTTCTTCCACCGTCACCTGAGGATTATAACCGAGCAGTCCCTCAGACTTTGATATGTCCGCATAGGTGACGGGCACATCGCCCGGCTGGTCGGGCAGCCATTTTATGCGTGCTTTCTTTCCCAGGGCATCTTCTATCAGGGCCACCAGCTTCCTTAACTCTGTAGTATGCGATTCGCCCAGGTTGAAGATATCATAAGGCCCTATTGCAGTGGATGCCCGGGCCGCC
Protein-coding sequences here:
- a CDS encoding site-specific integrase, with amino-acid sequence MTDWYEKSMRASQLNGLGTRTQESYTRAMRMLCEFYSKTPDLVTEEELQEYFLHRRNVDHWSAATMRICYSGIRFFFINVLQRNWHTFEFLRADREKKLPAVLSREEVHSVLARVRTPHNHAFLSTVYSCGLRLQEALCLEVSDIDSGRVMIHVHRGKGAKDRMVPLPESTLAILRRHWLTHRHENLIFPALGRSGQGAATANNPMAKSSVQGALRHALREAGIRKKGVSVHTLRHSYATHLLEEGVNIRAIQRFMGHAALETTMIYLHLTQKGHEDAARIINHLMEDLTDGDD
- a CDS encoding IS91 family transposase, whose product is MGMINDIFRTYGPEYLRIYGETMPTEHKKVIAAIINCRTEGNGSFVYRCEKCGETHVVHRSCGNRHCPQCQGHKTRLWIERQLGRQLPGHHFMVTFTVPGEIRPFMRSHQRLTYAALFVASASAISILTENPKFVGSDISGFFGVLHTWGRQLQYHPHIHYVVPGGALSSQDGLWHPSNSAFYLPVKALSLIFRAKFRDRMEKAGFLNEISTEAWQKSWNVNCRAVGDGRASIKYLARYVFRVAITDSRIIKVEDGKVFFRYKKQKSNRLRTMELETAEFIRRFLQHVLPTGFMKVRYYGFLSPTSKVTLDEVRAKIELAYGFEVAEPAAELEPLQPMKCRQCGWTLKYIFFILPNRNIQGGPSG
- a CDS encoding 4Fe-4S dicluster domain-containing protein, with protein sequence MYSRMLVLRFPQDIVDRPIVCNLVREFDLSFNILKATILPGQDGLMIMELSGHRKNFNRGIKYLEECGVKIKTIGQDINRNMDKCLQCGACTAVCPTGALYIRRPEMEVCFEPEKCSGCELCVAACPVRAMEVHLRNASGF
- the mnmA gene encoding tRNA 2-thiouridine(34) synthase MnmA — its product is MRPIPFSMSRYPPQKRIAVALSGGIDSAVAAALLKEEGCDIFALHMLIPTDDMAVCAEKAGAVARRLNIPFYTVDVEKPFSEEVIHYFIDEYLRGRTPNPCVVCNRQIKLGVLLERALSLGAEKIATGHYARVIYNEEAGRFILRKGSDRAKDQSYFLCTLSQEQLARILLPLGEMSKTEARDYASRIRLKDLSERESQEVCFIPHGDYKEFLRERIPPDMANSGDIVDTEGRIMGKHRGIFNFTIGQRRGLGLPDATPFYVLGFNIEKKQVIIGKKEDLYRQDCMVEKINWVSTREITQALKVKTRIRYKHREAPAILTSVDAATVRVRFQEPQKAITPGQVAVFYKGDVVVGGGFIA
- the mtaB gene encoding tRNA (N(6)-L-threonylcarbamoyladenosine(37)-C(2))-methylthiotransferase MtaB encodes the protein MPEIQRIAIETLGCKVNQFESAAIEEQLRAKGHTIVPFSQPADAYIINTCTVTAKADFQSRQLIRRAMRTNPAARIIATGCYVQTASRELLEFCQAGNVCLVGNDRKFDLANYLSPHNPDNSFEIYVGAIEEVTDICPFTVEHFPRRTRAFLRIQDGCNAFCSYCIVPYARGRSRSLPPVEVLKQVARLVEGGYQEIVFSGINLGRYGRDLTPPASLYELLVSLEKVNGLRRIRISSIEPTEITKELVTFMAGSEVICPHFHIPLQSGSTETLKRMNRHYTAEFYKDMIGMIHDAIPMAAIGTDVMVGFPGEGEKEFKDTYDLLSELPITYLHVFRYSARRGTAACAFPESVNAKATTLRAGQLKEMGLLKKKTFYFRNLGQETSVLIEGRDRHSKLYKGLTPNYIPVLIDTKGVSISGMIDVKIERILSDQVIGVLL
- a CDS encoding thermonuclease family protein, whose amino-acid sequence is MRDKRKKVCFVVCLFVLWAHLFSAPVLADMVATVVWVFDGDTIKLSNGARVRYAGVNTPEVAHDGQPAQPLADEACLLNRRLTRGRQVRIQIDKEKYDQYGRLLAYVFLPDGTFVNSALVEKGLAMVYTTPPNVRYDQDLLTLQRRAMRERVGLWASADPGKEPFYIGNTRSRRFHSPSCHLGQKTGRRNKVIYRNRLEAFYDGLSPCKKCNP
- a CDS encoding phosphoribosylaminoimidazolesuccinocarboxamide synthase, with the protein product MAAGAVFETHIEGLPLFNRGKVRDVYDAGEHLLIVATDRLSAFDVVMPNPIPDKGRILTRISLYWFRELADIAPNHLISGEVKDFPAVCRKYAEILAGRTMLVKKAKPLPVECIVRGYLSGSGWKEYRKTGAVCGITLPKGLTESAKLPEPIFTPSTKAEAGTHDQNISFPEVENLIGKEMAAKIAQISLRLYKKASSLAEKKGIIIADTKFEFGLTGENLMLIDEVLTPDSSRFWPQDQYQPGQGQPSFDKQFARDYLLSLHWDQKPPAPELPPEIIAKTRSKYIEAFERLTGKKFV
- a CDS encoding Rho termination factor N-terminal domain-containing protein, giving the protein MGKKEKEMKEKPLESMTVKDLREIALQIPDIVGVHGMNKDEVVAAIKKARGITDEPKKKPAATMREIKAKAKELRAKLVAAHESGDKKKACINRRRISRLKKKTR
- a CDS encoding UDP-glucose/GDP-mannose dehydrogenase family protein, which translates into the protein MHITVIGTGYVGLVTGAGLADFGLQVICVDQDKDKIKRLKKGEIPFYEPGLEELVSKNVKNGRLSFTTDMKTSVRQSLVIFIAVGTPDDGQGQPDLSQIEAVAGEMAEAIDDYKVIVIKSTVPVGTNRWIKGVISASGGKKGIKVDVVSNPEFLREGSAIEDFMRPNRVVLGSDSAEALAVVKDIYRPLYLIETPFVITGLETAELIKYASNAFLATKISFINEVANLCEKLGADVHHVARAMGLDGRIGPKFLHPGPGYGGSCFPKDTLALAHLGRKQGSPLSIVETVIEVNQRQRARMVNKIETALGSLKGKTVGVLGLTFKPNTSDVRESPAIDIVRILLEKGAKVRAYDPAGVDEFKKAVTGRNLSFCQDAYRAAKGADALVFLTEWNELRNLDLKKLRKIIAQPLILDLRNIYDSGKMRELGYTYIGVGRGI